A single window of Oceanococcus atlanticus DNA harbors:
- a CDS encoding VOC family protein, whose protein sequence is MIGYTTLGTNDMGRAAAFYDALFEAIGAKRFMDFGDSFICWAAQPGQPAFCICKPFNGEAASAGNGSMIAFGAKDKAQVDALHAKAIELGASDEGQPGPRGDNFYAGYFRDPDGNKLNVFVMG, encoded by the coding sequence ATGATCGGCTACACCACCCTCGGCACCAATGACATGGGCCGCGCAGCAGCGTTTTATGACGCACTGTTCGAGGCCATAGGGGCCAAACGCTTTATGGATTTCGGCGACAGCTTTATCTGCTGGGCGGCGCAGCCTGGACAGCCCGCCTTCTGCATCTGCAAACCGTTTAATGGTGAGGCCGCCAGTGCTGGCAATGGCAGCATGATCGCGTTCGGGGCGAAGGACAAAGCCCAGGTCGATGCTCTGCACGCCAAAGCGATTGAATTGGGTGCAAGCGATGAAGGCCAGCCGGGCCCACGTGGCGACAATTTCTATGCCGGCTACTTCCGCGATCCGGACGGCAACAAACTCAATGTGTTCGTGATGGGCTAG
- a CDS encoding TlpA family protein disulfide reductase — protein sequence MFRRFVALCALVFAGTLVHASDAAPAWQLDQLNSDEPMRLHDLRGEVVLLDFWASWCVPCRASMAALLDLKREFAEQPVRIVPISVDADAQDARDFLAKYGPGLISLHDPDGEVADAYDLLGMPSSFVIGRDGQLLLRHEGYRAGDEEAWREAIQQALQGD from the coding sequence ATGTTTCGACGATTCGTTGCGCTCTGTGCATTGGTTTTTGCGGGCACGCTGGTGCATGCCTCCGATGCCGCACCAGCATGGCAACTCGACCAGCTCAACAGCGACGAACCCATGCGTCTGCATGACCTGCGAGGCGAGGTGGTGTTGCTCGACTTCTGGGCCTCATGGTGCGTGCCGTGTCGCGCATCGATGGCCGCCTTGCTCGATCTTAAGCGTGAATTCGCGGAGCAGCCGGTGCGTATTGTGCCGATCTCGGTGGATGCCGATGCGCAGGATGCGCGCGATTTTCTGGCCAAGTACGGTCCGGGGCTGATCAGCCTGCACGACCCCGACGGTGAGGTGGCCGATGCTTATGATCTGCTGGGCATGCCCAGCTCATTCGTCATCGGCCGCGATGGCCAGCTGTTGCTGCGCCATGAAGGCTATCGCGCCGGCGACGAGGAGGCCTGGCGCGAAGCCATACAACAGGCCCTGCAGGGCGACTAG